ACGGCCATGTTGTCCTCAGGCGTCCAGAAATGGTACTGCCCGTCGACGATCGACTGGAAGCGAACCCCGTCGTCCGTCAGCTTCAGTGTGTCGGCAAGGGAGAATATCTGGAACCCGCCCGAGTCGGTGAGTATCACGCGATCCCAGTTCATGAACGCGTGAAGTCCGCCCGCGTCACGAACAACGTCCGTCCCTGGGCGAAGGAACAGGTGGTAGGCGTTCGCGAGTAGCACCTGTGCGCCTATCTCGTGCAGCTGAGGGGTCGTCACGCCCTTGACAGTCGCGCGCGTACCGACGGGCATGAACACGGGCGTCTGCACAGGGCCGTGCCCGGTCTCGAACATCGCGGCACGCGCCGAGGTACCCGAATCGGTTGCTTGCACTGTGAAATCAAAGAGTGGCATGGCGCAGATTCTAGCAGGAGCCCGGACTGCGCTATCCTCTCCATGTGAACCCGATGCTGATCGGCTTCGTCTTACGAAAGGACGGGAATGGCCGAGGAGCGCACCGAAAGCACGCTGATCGCCGCTGCCAAGCAGGCCGACACAGCCGCGTTCGAGAAGCTGGTGCGCGCGCACGGCGGGGCTGTCTACGCCCACGCCCTGCGCTTCTTTGGCGATACCGCCACAGCCGAGGACATCGTCCAGGAGGTGTTTCTCAGGGTGTACCGGTCGCTTGCGACGTTCGACGGGACCGCCGCTTTCTCGACGTGGCTCTTCAGGGTCACGCGCAATGCGTGCCTGGACGAACTGCGCCGGGGCAAGCGCCGCCCCGTGCCGGTCGATCCGGTGGACCTCGTGCTGCCTTCAACTCCCGACCATGCCTCATTCGTGATCGATG
This region of Actinomycetota bacterium genomic DNA includes:
- a CDS encoding RNA polymerase sigma factor — translated: MAEERTESTLIAAAKQADTAAFEKLVRAHGGAVYAHALRFFGDTATAEDIVQEVFLRVYRSLATFDGTAAFSTWLFRVTRNACLDELRRGKRRPVPVDPVDLVLPSTPDHASFVIDATVVEQAMRALQPEDREALGAVALFGMSYAEAGDALGVPVGTVKSRAFRARRTLAVLLGMSGGDGS